From the Paenibacillus sp. FSL H8-0548 genome, one window contains:
- the tsaB gene encoding tRNA (adenosine(37)-N6)-threonylcarbamoyltransferase complex dimerization subunit type 1 TsaB, whose amino-acid sequence MRIEQNYQSVTILALDTATAAMAAAIVSGEDVRAEIQTWAERNHSVHVVSHIKEMLIKSGLAEESIDAIAVGNGPGSYTGMRIAVSVAKTLAWVWNKPLVAVSSLEAIAYGAWHHALEEQAEGAKAAAGEHWVLPIMDARRGQVYSAGFSMSAEGRWSRWTPDGVRLMKDFVEQLEQRLAAEPSGAVKSISLVGDLSLHEQGAEQLQQIGAAAGVIVRLQPFVQEGKWIARLGRIKLEAGQIEDPHLLIPNYTQLTEAEVVWKAKQEGGAKV is encoded by the coding sequence AATCGGTGACGATTTTGGCTTTAGATACAGCAACAGCAGCGATGGCGGCTGCCATTGTTAGCGGAGAAGATGTGCGGGCTGAAATTCAAACATGGGCAGAGAGAAACCACTCGGTTCATGTTGTGTCCCATATTAAAGAAATGCTCATCAAGAGCGGACTTGCAGAAGAAAGCATCGATGCGATTGCCGTTGGCAACGGGCCAGGCTCCTATACAGGGATGCGTATCGCGGTGTCTGTCGCGAAGACACTCGCTTGGGTGTGGAATAAGCCGCTTGTCGCAGTATCCAGTCTGGAGGCCATTGCTTATGGCGCATGGCATCATGCACTCGAAGAGCAGGCTGAGGGGGCGAAGGCTGCGGCTGGCGAGCACTGGGTGCTGCCCATTATGGATGCGAGACGCGGACAAGTGTATTCAGCTGGCTTCTCGATGTCTGCCGAAGGGCGCTGGAGTCGCTGGACACCGGATGGCGTAAGGCTCATGAAGGATTTTGTGGAACAGCTGGAGCAGCGCTTGGCGGCTGAGCCGTCAGGTGCGGTCAAGAGCATATCGCTTGTGGGAGATCTATCGCTTCATGAGCAAGGAGCAGAGCAGCTGCAGCAGATTGGAGCAGCTGCAGGCGTAATCGTGCGTCTACAGCCTTTTGTTCAAGAGGGAAAATGGATTGCAAGGCTAGGCCGTATAAAGCTCGAAGCTGGTCAGATAGAAGACCCGCATCTATTAATTCCCAACTATACACAGCTTACCGAAGCTGAGGTGGTATGGAAGGCCAAGCAGGAGGGTGGGGCTAAGGTATGA
- the rimI gene encoding ribosomal protein S18-alanine N-acetyltransferase: MKVDVNTLVYRSMTMADIPHIVSIEQEAFSSPWTTEAFTNELTNNLFARYMIMEYEGQVIGYGGMWIIMDEAHVTNIAVQVDYRGQGLGNCLLGELQRTAVFFGAVKMTLEVRPSNEIAQRLYRKYGFEPAGIRPRYYSDNNEDALIMWAVLEHEQSKAGEQ; the protein is encoded by the coding sequence ATGAAAGTTGACGTAAACACGCTCGTTTATCGTTCGATGACGATGGCCGACATTCCTCATATTGTTTCCATTGAGCAGGAAGCGTTCTCGAGTCCATGGACCACGGAGGCGTTTACGAACGAGTTGACGAACAACTTATTTGCACGTTATATGATTATGGAATATGAGGGACAAGTGATCGGCTATGGCGGCATGTGGATTATTATGGACGAAGCACATGTGACGAATATCGCAGTACAGGTCGATTACCGGGGACAGGGGCTCGGCAACTGCTTGCTGGGTGAGCTGCAGCGAACGGCGGTTTTTTTTGGTGCTGTCAAAATGACGCTCGAGGTGCGGCCTTCCAACGAAATTGCGCAGCGGCTCTATCGGAAATACGGCTTTGAGCCGGCGGGCATTCGCCCAAGGTACTACTCCGACAACAATGAAGATGCGCTTATTATGTGGGCGGTGCTTGAACATGAGCAGTCCAAAGCAGGGGAGCAATGA
- the tsaD gene encoding tRNA (adenosine(37)-N6)-threonylcarbamoyltransferase complex transferase subunit TsaD, with protein sequence MSQSQKSANALLSNDLILAIETSCDETSAAVIRGGKHILSNVVSSQIEIHERYGGVVPEIASRKHVESITLIIEQAVQESGYTLKDMAAIAVTQGPGLVGALLVGVVAAKSLSMALDIPLIGTHHIAGHIYANELVHDIVYPCMALVVSGGHTELVLMESEGDFQVVGRTRDDAVGEAYDKVARALHLPYPGGPHIDKLAIEAEESIVLPRAWLEADSFDFSFSGLKSAVLAVINQTKMKGLVLNEGALARGFQESVTEVLVTKALRAVRQFGAKQLLLCGGVAANRGLRAALTARCESERVPLLIPPNSLCTDNAAMIGAAAYLKLKRSEFTDLDMKADPGFSLESWSVGGSNQSTIK encoded by the coding sequence GTGAGTCAGTCACAGAAGTCAGCAAATGCGCTGCTATCGAATGACCTTATTTTGGCTATTGAAACCAGCTGCGACGAGACATCGGCAGCTGTTATTCGCGGCGGCAAGCATATATTATCTAACGTAGTATCGAGTCAAATTGAAATTCATGAGCGCTACGGAGGCGTCGTGCCGGAGATTGCCTCGCGCAAGCATGTAGAATCCATTACGCTGATCATTGAGCAGGCCGTTCAAGAATCAGGCTATACGCTGAAGGATATGGCGGCGATTGCAGTGACGCAGGGTCCTGGTCTTGTAGGCGCGCTGCTTGTAGGCGTCGTTGCAGCCAAAAGCTTATCGATGGCGCTAGATATTCCGTTGATCGGTACCCATCATATCGCAGGACATATTTATGCCAATGAGCTTGTTCATGACATCGTATACCCATGTATGGCGCTTGTTGTATCAGGCGGACATACGGAACTTGTGCTGATGGAAAGTGAAGGTGACTTTCAAGTGGTCGGCCGTACTAGAGACGATGCTGTCGGTGAGGCTTATGATAAAGTGGCAAGGGCGCTGCATCTGCCCTACCCAGGTGGACCGCATATCGACAAGCTTGCGATAGAAGCAGAGGAATCCATCGTCTTGCCTCGCGCATGGCTGGAAGCTGATAGCTTTGACTTTAGCTTCAGCGGATTAAAATCGGCGGTGCTTGCGGTCATTAATCAGACGAAAATGAAAGGTCTGGTGCTTAATGAGGGAGCATTAGCACGCGGCTTTCAGGAATCGGTTACGGAGGTGCTCGTAACGAAAGCGCTGCGCGCGGTTCGTCAGTTCGGTGCGAAGCAGCTGCTGCTATGCGGTGGTGTTGCGGCCAATCGCGGTTTGCGCGCTGCCTTAACGGCTCGCTGTGAATCAGAACGGGTACCGCTGCTCATTCCGCCTAATTCTCTCTGTACGGATAATGCAGCTATGATTGGAGCAGCGGCGTATCTTAAGCTGAAGCGCTCGGAATTTACAGACCTCGACATGAAGGCAGATCCTGGTTTTTCACTAGAGAGCTGGTCTGTGGGCGGATCGAATCAGAGCACGATAAAGTAA
- a CDS encoding 2-isopropylmalate synthase encodes MTNEMKKIQIFDTTLRDGEQSPGASLDPERKIIIARQLGKLGIDVIEPGFPVSSPGEFAAVQQISRELQHVEIAGFARAVKVDIDAAIKATQDAARRRLHIFISSSDIHLNHQLRKSRDEVVKIARDMVAYGKQLVDEIEFSAMDSTRSGRDFVIQLVEAVIAEGATIINLPDTLGYAMPEEMSELFRAVRKQARGGDTVRYSAHCHNDLGMAVANSIAAIHGGATQIEVTVNGIGERAGNCSLEELVMAIETRKDAIGAETNIQIGEIYETSRMVSRAMNFPIAYNKPIVGRNAFQHESGIHQDGLLKNRSTYEIMDPEAMGISRNMIILGKHSGRHAIKHRLSEYGIDMTEAQLQSVYDKFKETADAQKIVSDDELIRIAGELTQTQPDPYVLVDLQVHAGTQRSRTATVTIRENEFGAEKTYVAMGAGPIEAVIHAIKQAIPVAAEFEDLELHSLSTGEDAHGEAVVSIVHQEQRFRGTSIHNDIVLAAAQAYVAACNQAVMTTGIRIVEASPNRAVN; translated from the coding sequence ATGACAAACGAAATGAAAAAAATTCAAATTTTTGATACAACACTGCGCGATGGCGAGCAATCCCCTGGTGCTTCTCTTGATCCCGAACGTAAAATAATTATTGCACGGCAGCTTGGCAAGCTGGGCATCGATGTCATTGAGCCGGGCTTTCCGGTCTCAAGTCCAGGCGAATTCGCAGCTGTGCAGCAAATTTCTCGTGAGCTTCAGCATGTAGAGATTGCGGGATTTGCGAGAGCGGTGAAGGTCGATATTGATGCGGCGATCAAAGCTACACAGGATGCGGCTCGCAGAAGGCTGCACATATTCATTTCCTCGTCGGACATTCATCTTAACCATCAACTGCGGAAATCACGTGATGAGGTCGTTAAAATTGCTCGCGACATGGTCGCATACGGAAAACAACTCGTCGATGAAATCGAGTTTTCAGCGATGGACTCTACACGCTCAGGAAGAGATTTTGTCATTCAGCTGGTAGAGGCTGTTATAGCAGAAGGAGCGACGATCATTAATCTGCCGGATACGCTGGGCTATGCTATGCCGGAGGAAATGAGCGAGCTGTTCCGTGCGGTCAGGAAACAAGCAAGAGGCGGCGATACGGTAAGATATAGTGCGCATTGTCATAACGATCTTGGCATGGCGGTAGCCAATAGTATTGCAGCCATTCATGGAGGCGCTACGCAAATCGAAGTTACAGTAAACGGAATTGGCGAACGGGCGGGCAACTGTTCACTGGAAGAGCTGGTTATGGCGATTGAAACGCGTAAGGATGCCATTGGGGCGGAGACTAACATTCAGATCGGCGAAATCTATGAAACATCGCGGATGGTGAGCCGCGCTATGAATTTCCCGATTGCTTACAACAAGCCGATCGTTGGACGCAATGCCTTCCAGCATGAATCAGGCATTCATCAGGATGGCCTGCTGAAAAACCGCAGCACCTATGAAATTATGGACCCGGAAGCGATGGGGATTTCACGCAATATGATTATTCTAGGCAAGCATTCTGGTCGTCATGCCATTAAACATCGTCTTTCCGAGTATGGTATAGACATGACAGAGGCTCAATTACAAAGTGTGTATGATAAATTCAAGGAGACGGCTGATGCTCAAAAGATCGTTTCCGATGATGAGCTGATTCGTATAGCAGGCGAGCTGACACAGACACAGCCAGATCCTTATGTGCTCGTTGACCTTCAGGTTCATGCCGGTACGCAGCGCTCTCGCACGGCAACGGTTACGATTCGCGAGAACGAGTTTGGCGCAGAGAAAACTTATGTAGCGATGGGAGCTGGACCGATTGAAGCTGTAATCCATGCCATTAAGCAAGCGATTCCTGTCGCAGCCGAATTTGAAGATCTTGAGCTTCATTCCTTATCCACAGGCGAGGATGCGCACGGCGAAGCGGTTGTCAGCATTGTGCATCAGGAGCAGCGCTTCCGCGGAACCTCTATTCATAACGATATCGTTCTCGCTGCTGCTCAGGCTTACGTGGCAGCTTGCAATCAAGCGGTTATGACGACAGGCATCAGAATAGTTGAAGCTTCTCCGAATCGAGCAGTAAACTGA
- a CDS encoding class I SAM-dependent methyltransferase translates to MNNNRVISYYNQFDEWGRLEREPLEFNVNWHYIRRFLPKNGHILDNGAGPGKYAMELASCGYEVTLTDLTPRLVQIAREKAQELALTERFKGFHIADARSLNIFSDDSFDASLMMGPLYHLQLQEEREQAVKELYRVTRRDGYVFVSFMTRIRHVLTVLAHPQSWRPNDNMGDIQAFMETGLFNHSDEGRFTGAYYYHIDDITPFMETHGFETIKLIGSSSAAGSLTKEQFDYWKSLGAEHYAKFMQFIYDTAENNYLLGSSSHLLYIGKRK, encoded by the coding sequence ATGAATAATAATCGAGTCATTAGCTATTATAATCAATTTGATGAGTGGGGGCGTCTGGAGAGAGAACCGCTTGAGTTTAACGTTAATTGGCATTATATCAGGAGGTTTCTTCCGAAGAACGGGCATATTTTAGATAACGGTGCAGGGCCTGGAAAATATGCAATGGAGCTGGCTAGCTGCGGTTATGAGGTTACATTAACGGATTTAACCCCAAGGCTTGTGCAGATTGCTAGAGAGAAAGCGCAGGAGCTTGCGCTAACAGAACGCTTTAAAGGCTTTCATATCGCAGATGCAAGGAGCTTGAACATTTTTTCGGATGATAGCTTTGATGCTTCATTAATGATGGGACCGCTATATCATTTGCAGCTGCAGGAGGAAAGGGAACAAGCTGTTAAGGAACTATATCGAGTGACACGAAGGGATGGTTACGTATTTGTTTCATTTATGACTCGTATCAGACATGTGCTCACAGTGCTTGCTCATCCGCAAAGCTGGCGTCCTAATGATAATATGGGAGACATTCAAGCTTTTATGGAAACAGGGCTGTTTAATCATAGCGATGAGGGAAGATTTACTGGGGCGTATTATTATCATATAGACGACATCACTCCGTTTATGGAAACCCATGGCTTCGAAACGATTAAGCTCATCGGCTCCTCCAGTGCAGCTGGTTCTCTAACTAAGGAACAATTTGATTATTGGAAATCTCTTGGAGCGGAACATTACGCGAAATTCATGCAATTTATATACGATACTGCAGAAAATAATTATTTACTCGGTTCTTCCTCGCATTTACTCTATATAGGTAAAAGAAAATAA
- a CDS encoding ABC transporter ATP-binding protein, with translation MDKEAIIQVSSVSKYYGANRAVEKVSFKVNEGEIFGIIGQHGAGKTTLLEMLMGIRMPEQGSIQIYGQDVVLDAERLKEDIGIHLQSTSLVDKMNVREAMELFQGFYKRKNDLDLIIEQFGLSPYSNKLVKRLSGGWRQRTALAIALVNDPKIIFLDEPTTGLDSQAKRDYWSLLALLKQQGKTIVVASHDMEEIQRYCSRVCVMRKGELMACANPTTLIAQLPGGGMTMEAVYMHHAVEMKGRVSV, from the coding sequence ATGGATAAGGAAGCAATCATTCAGGTAAGCTCGGTCAGCAAGTATTATGGTGCGAATAGAGCAGTAGAGAAAGTATCCTTTAAAGTGAATGAAGGAGAAATCTTTGGTATTATCGGCCAGCATGGTGCTGGAAAAACAACACTACTAGAAATGTTAATGGGAATTCGCATGCCTGAACAGGGGAGCATACAGATCTATGGTCAAGATGTTGTGCTTGATGCAGAACGTCTGAAGGAAGATATCGGAATTCATCTGCAAAGCACATCTCTTGTGGATAAGATGAATGTGCGCGAAGCTATGGAGCTGTTTCAAGGCTTCTACAAACGAAAAAACGACTTGGATCTAATTATTGAGCAATTCGGTCTTAGTCCATATTCGAATAAATTAGTAAAACGCTTGTCAGGCGGTTGGAGACAGCGTACGGCATTAGCAATTGCATTAGTCAATGATCCAAAAATTATATTTTTGGATGAACCAACGACGGGACTGGACTCACAGGCCAAAAGAGACTATTGGTCGCTGCTGGCACTGCTTAAACAGCAAGGAAAAACGATTGTAGTTGCTTCCCATGATATGGAGGAAATACAGCGTTATTGCAGTCGTGTTTGCGTGATGCGTAAGGGAGAATTAATGGCCTGCGCTAACCCAACGACGCTTATTGCACAATTGCCGGGCGGCGGGATGACCATGGAAGCTGTTTATATGCATCATGCAGTAGAGATGAAGGGGAGAGTGAGTGTATAA
- a CDS encoding S-layer homology domain-containing protein, with protein MVKREILGGRIGKFSLMIMLCFTIIFTSVGALIGTSEVANAAFGFGKGEGIAGNPYIISTPEELNAIRFYPTAHYMLGNDIDLTEFLAEGGAGYNGGSFWDPIYLFTGKLDGNGYIVSGLKINRTGNYIGFFSQPASGAEIKNIGFENVDVFGNGLFIGGLAGALVNPSTAIMNSYTTGKVSGISYVGGLVGYQRDSSIMNSYSLAEVGGASSIGGLVGYQDWGSISNSYAAGLITNSMEGGLVGASNQGTYDHSFYDKKSIAMDNGKGIAKTTTEMQTKSTFEAEGWDFFGVWYMSANEYPQLRIFVIAETPAANPPGGSIVNGSTVTISSGTAGAAIYYTTNGDEPTTSSTLYESSSPVIIDDDLTIKAIAMYTGKIDSEVMSNSYSIIRGEAPVTGSLEKGTVSGTTTLKGVTAAMEYKVNSGEYVKIDNTAVTDISINAGDKIYVRLAATELALASYAQVLTAGLVDIKPASAPTSASLAQGTNSGSAKLSGVTNVMEYSLDGEDYTSITTGNTIDNMAVNAGDSIYVRIAATVQQPASDVQVLQVGLAVIKPATAPTTASLAPGTSSGTTKLSGVTDTMEYSLDGEEYTLITTGASVDNISVNAEDSIYVRIVATVQQPASEAQELTVALANIKAASAPTAVSLAPGTSSGTTKLSGVTDTMEYSLDGEDYTLITTGASVDNISVNAEDSIYVRIVATVQQPASEAQELTVALADIKAASAPTTASLAPGTSSGTTKLSGVTDTMEYSLDGEDYTLITTGASVDNISVNAGDSIYVRIAATMQQPASDVQVLTVVLSDIKSTPTTPTIPTPSETKVTSSNGQLTIPKGSAGEVSLEDSAIVVFIPSDAASNELKLTIERVSDTKTLLPNNEILVSSVFELLKNISDDFKKPVTLTFTFDSKNVNSNQRVAVFYFDEVKKTWVEIAGGKINGNRITVEVNHFTKFAVLLVDQTSNDVDFNDISGYWAEDSIKQAVSKGIVKGYTDGSFKPRNSVTRAEFTVMLMNALKPQTSGIELTFTDTTKIGAWAQGAVAQAVQAGIINGYSDGTFRPNAEMTRAEMAAMISKAMGLSVETNAVTDFADDKDIPSWAKSAVAAIKKIGLIEGKGTNKFDPNAITTRAEAVTLLLKMLAQQSN; from the coding sequence ATGGTAAAGAGGGAAATTCTAGGCGGTAGAATAGGTAAGTTTAGTCTAATGATCATGCTTTGTTTTACAATCATTTTCACATCAGTTGGAGCATTAATAGGTACTTCCGAGGTAGCTAATGCAGCTTTTGGGTTTGGCAAGGGAGAGGGAATTGCAGGTAATCCCTATATTATTTCCACGCCTGAGGAGCTAAATGCAATTCGTTTTTATCCTACTGCTCATTATATGCTTGGAAATGATATTGATTTAACGGAATTCCTTGCTGAAGGCGGCGCTGGTTACAATGGGGGCTCTTTTTGGGACCCAATCTATTTATTTACTGGGAAATTAGATGGTAATGGTTATATTGTAAGCGGCTTGAAAATTAATCGTACCGGTAACTACATCGGTTTTTTCAGTCAACCAGCTTCTGGTGCTGAGATAAAAAACATTGGTTTCGAAAATGTGGATGTATTCGGAAATGGTTTGTTTATAGGCGGCTTAGCAGGTGCTTTAGTCAATCCTTCAACTGCAATCATGAATAGCTATACTACAGGGAAAGTTTCAGGAATTAGCTATGTAGGAGGACTAGTAGGGTATCAGCGTGACAGCTCGATTATGAATAGCTATTCTTTAGCTGAAGTTGGTGGAGCCTCTTCCATAGGAGGTTTAGTAGGATATCAAGATTGGGGCTCGATATCCAATAGCTACGCTGCAGGTCTCATTACGAACAGTATGGAGGGCGGTTTAGTAGGGGCGAGCAATCAGGGAACATACGACCATAGCTTCTATGATAAAAAGTCCATAGCGATGGACAATGGTAAAGGAATAGCTAAAACAACGACTGAGATGCAAACAAAATCCACCTTTGAAGCCGAAGGCTGGGACTTTTTTGGGGTTTGGTATATGTCTGCTAATGAGTATCCTCAATTACGAATATTTGTTATTGCAGAGACCCCTGCTGCAAATCCGCCAGGCGGATCTATTGTAAATGGATCAACGGTGACAATTAGCAGTGGAACAGCAGGTGCAGCGATCTATTACACGACGAATGGCGATGAACCGACAACGAGCAGTACGCTGTATGAATCCAGTTCTCCTGTCATTATCGATGACGATCTGACGATTAAGGCGATTGCGATGTATACAGGAAAGATAGACAGTGAAGTTATGAGCAATAGTTATTCAATTATACGTGGGGAAGCACCTGTAACTGGGTCTTTGGAGAAGGGGACCGTCAGTGGAACAACGACATTGAAGGGTGTCACAGCTGCAATGGAGTACAAGGTCAATAGCGGCGAATATGTAAAGATTGACAATACTGCTGTTACTGATATCAGCATCAATGCAGGAGATAAAATCTATGTCCGATTAGCAGCAACCGAGCTGGCTCTAGCATCGTATGCACAGGTGCTGACGGCTGGGCTAGTTGATATTAAACCAGCATCAGCTCCGACATCTGCAAGCTTAGCCCAAGGGACGAACAGTGGATCAGCAAAGCTCAGCGGTGTAACAAATGTAATGGAGTACTCGCTTGATGGTGAGGATTACACATCGATCACAACAGGAAACACAATCGATAATATGGCTGTAAATGCAGGAGATTCGATTTATGTCCGAATCGCGGCAACGGTGCAACAGCCTGCATCAGATGTTCAAGTGCTGCAGGTCGGTTTAGCGGTTATTAAACCAGCAACAGCGCCGACAACTGCAAGCTTGGCTCCAGGAACGAGCAGTGGAACAACAAAGCTCAGCGGTGTTACGGATACAATGGAGTACTCGCTAGACGGTGAGGAATACACATTGATCACAACAGGAGCTTCAGTTGATAACATTAGTGTAAATGCAGAAGATTCGATTTACGTCCGGATCGTGGCAACGGTGCAACAGCCTGCGTCAGAGGCTCAAGAATTGACGGTTGCTCTGGCGAATATAAAGGCTGCATCAGCGCCGACAGCTGTAAGCTTGGCTCCAGGAACGAGCAGTGGAACAACAAAGCTCAGCGGTGTTACGGATACAATGGAGTACTCGCTAGACGGTGAGGATTACACATTGATCACAACAGGAGCTTCAGTTGATAACATTAGTGTAAATGCAGAAGATTCGATTTACGTCCGGATCGTGGCAACGGTGCAACAGCCTGCGTCAGAGGCTCAAGAATTGACGGTTGCTCTGGCAGATATAAAGGCTGCGTCAGCGCCGACAACTGCAAGCTTGGCTCCAGGTACGAGCAGTGGAACAACAAAGCTCAGCGGTGTTACGGATACAATGGAGTACTCGCTAGACGGTGAGGATTACACATTGATCACAACAGGAGCTTCAGTTGATAACATTAGTGTAAATGCAGGCGATTCAATCTACGTGCGAATCGCGGCAACAATGCAACAGCCAGCGTCGGATGTTCAAGTGTTAACGGTCGTTCTGTCGGACATCAAGTCGACACCAACGACACCAACGATACCAACACCAAGCGAAACTAAAGTAACCTCATCCAATGGTCAATTAACGATACCCAAAGGCAGTGCTGGTGAGGTTAGTTTGGAGGATTCTGCAATTGTAGTCTTCATACCAAGTGATGCTGCATCCAATGAGTTGAAATTAACAATTGAGAGAGTATCAGATACGAAGACTCTCCTTCCGAATAACGAAATATTGGTTTCTTCTGTATTCGAACTATTGAAAAATATTTCTGATGACTTTAAAAAACCGGTAACATTGACATTTACTTTCGATTCAAAAAATGTAAATAGCAACCAAAGAGTGGCTGTATTCTATTTTGATGAAGTGAAGAAGACTTGGGTGGAAATTGCCGGCGGAAAGATAAACGGAAACCGTATCACAGTGGAGGTTAATCATTTCACGAAATTTGCGGTGCTTTTGGTAGACCAAACTTCAAATGATGTTGATTTCAACGATATTTCCGGTTATTGGGCAGAGGACAGCATTAAACAAGCGGTAAGCAAGGGAATTGTTAAGGGGTATACGGATGGTTCATTCAAGCCGCGTAATTCCGTAACGCGTGCGGAATTTACTGTGATGCTGATGAATGCGCTGAAGCCTCAGACTTCGGGAATTGAGCTGACTTTCACAGATACAACGAAGATCGGAGCATGGGCACAGGGAGCTGTAGCACAAGCTGTACAAGCGGGTATTATTAATGGATACAGTGATGGTACTTTCCGTCCTAATGCAGAAATGACGCGCGCTGAGATGGCAGCTATGATCTCGAAGGCTATGGGCTTGTCTGTCGAAACAAATGCAGTAACTGACTTCGCGGATGACAAGGATATTCCTTCATGGGCGAAAAGTGCGGTAGCCGCAATTAAGAAGATTGGTCTGATAGAAGGTAAAGGCACTAATAAATTCGATCCAAATGCCATTACAACGCGTGCAGAGGCTGTAACGCTTCTATTAAAAATGTTGGCACAACAAAGCAACTAA
- a CDS encoding polyprenyl synthetase family protein, translating into MNNCIPLIAQQMQRLVQRYFTAEPLLRYAELFIEDKLRETIRFGQLTVIHYQMFGGKSDEPYEAAAAVELFVLASDILDDLQDQDAPDKLWMQIPQPIAIHVATALLTLSQQAMLGSTVNDEIRIALLEMMNTQLLLAANGQMLDLANDITDEQSYLEMVKLKSATMLQLACMTGVLLAGQPWNPIVAEYAMEIGMAAQIQNDLRDLLRWDDKSDLLKKKRTMLTLYLIESEEEEDQWIKAYFQGDISMEDILLKRELFLETCERSGTILYGSVMSRMHYNRFEELLNSIHEISPWKPTFLSIINQEIT; encoded by the coding sequence GTGAATAATTGTATTCCACTCATTGCTCAGCAAATGCAAAGACTAGTTCAGCGTTATTTTACAGCTGAGCCTCTTTTACGTTATGCAGAGCTGTTTATAGAAGACAAGCTAAGAGAAACGATTCGATTTGGACAATTGACAGTGATCCATTATCAAATGTTTGGCGGCAAGAGCGATGAGCCATACGAGGCAGCGGCAGCGGTTGAGCTGTTTGTTTTGGCATCAGATATATTGGATGACCTGCAGGACCAGGATGCTCCAGATAAGCTTTGGATGCAAATACCTCAGCCTATTGCCATTCATGTCGCTACGGCGCTCCTGACGCTGTCTCAACAAGCGATGCTAGGCAGTACAGTGAATGATGAGATACGAATCGCACTTTTGGAAATGATGAATACCCAGCTGCTGCTGGCGGCAAATGGTCAAATGCTCGATTTGGCAAATGATATAACGGACGAGCAGTCATACTTAGAAATGGTTAAACTTAAATCAGCTACAATGCTCCAGCTTGCTTGCATGACTGGTGTGCTGCTGGCAGGCCAGCCATGGAATCCAATTGTTGCCGAATATGCAATGGAGATCGGAATGGCCGCCCAAATACAAAATGATCTCCGAGATTTACTGAGATGGGACGACAAGAGCGACCTTCTTAAGAAAAAGCGTACGATGCTGACGCTCTATTTAATAGAGTCGGAGGAAGAAGAGGATCAGTGGATCAAAGCCTATTTTCAGGGCGATATTTCTATGGAAGACATTCTATTAAAGCGAGAGCTTTTTCTCGAAACCTGCGAGAGATCGGGTACGATATTGTATGGATCAGTCATGAGTCGGATGCACTATAATCGATTTGAGGAGCTCTTGAATTCTATCCATGAGATAAGTCCCTGGAAACCGACTTTTTTATCTATAATAAATCAAGAAATTACATAA
- the comX gene encoding competence pheromone ComX gives MLKETIRQLVKSTEKMSMAMGGQLQVAGVSAAEQKALLGELKNKNEKNSGYAYMWS, from the coding sequence ATGTTAAAAGAAACGATTCGCCAATTGGTAAAAAGCACTGAGAAAATGTCAATGGCTATGGGTGGACAATTGCAAGTTGCAGGTGTTTCTGCGGCAGAACAAAAAGCTCTTCTTGGCGAACTGAAAAACAAAAACGAGAAAAACAGCGGCTACGCATACATGTGGAGCTAA